A stretch of DNA from Streptomyces xanthii:
ACCTGTCGGGCGAACTCGCCAAGGACGATCGTGGTACCTGGATGTGGAACGACATGATCAGCGACCCGGCCGGCGGCGCCGTCCGGCTGAGCCGTGACATCACGATCGACTACTGGGCCGAGATCTACGACGCGCCACCGGCGAACGCCTATCTCGACGCGGGCTTTACCCTGATCGGCTCGTCGTCCGACCTGTACCACGACCTGTGGCCGCCCCTTACGGCCGACAACAAGAACAACACCATCAACCAGCCGTGGCCGACCGACCAGTGGACGGCGTACGGCAGCCCGTACGTGTACTCCGGCGGCTGGGGCGCCCCCTACAGTGTGCCTGCCGAGAGCGACAGCGTCGGGCAGTTCTTCCCCATCTGGGACGACCCGCACGGCTGGGCCCCCGAGTACGTCCTCACCCAGACGCTGCTTCCCCGGCTGCGGGTGCACGCCCAGTCGGTGTGGAACTCTCCCAACCCAGTGCGTGACTTCGCCTCCTTCGACCCCTACCTGCGCAAGCTCGGTCACGCGCCTGGCTTCCGACAGCCGGTCGAATCACTCGAGTTGAACCCACCGCAGCGGTGACCTGTCTCGGGGTTCCCCAGGTCGTGGGGAACCCCGAGCAGGTTTCGAGTTGATATGCCATTGCCCAAGCGATCTGTGTTCGGGCGGTGCGGTGCGGCGGGGCAGGGTCTGTTTCCGGTCGACTGTCGTGAACGCCGAACGCCATGCTTGAGAACGGAACGTCCTCCGGGCCAGGTCAGACGGCCTTTGCGCAGTGAACTACCGTCCCTCGGCGGCGCGTCAGGCCCGCAGGCGTGCCCACATCGCCTGCCTCACCAGAGGCGTTTGCCGCTCGTTCACCGCTCAACGGACACAGCTGTCCGATAGTCGGCCGCACCAGTGGTGCGTACTCTCCGCAATCGGAACACTCCCCTCTGCGCCCACCACGCGCAATTCCGCAGACCTCGGAAACCCCGGGGAAGCCAGAGAGGGACCACCATGCGTCACGCACGAGCAGCCTTTGTCACGGCCGTCGCCGCCTGCCTCCTGACCACGGCACTCACGACCGCGACCGCGCAGAACAGCAGCCGCACCGTGAGCGTGGCCACCCAGGGGCTCTACGCGCCGAGCGATCTCGTCCTCGCCGTCGGCCCGGGCCCCGATGCCGCGAACGCCACGGTGACCCGCTCGGTCACACTCACCTGCGCACCGAGTCCCGCCGGGACCCACCCCGCCGCAGCCGACGCGTGTGCCGAACTGGCCGCTGTCAACGGCATGTTCACGGAGCTGTCGAAGCCTGCACCTCACGCCCTGTGCACCAAGGAATGGGCTCCGGTCACGATCTCCGCGACCGGAGTCTGGGAAGGCCGGCGCATCGACTGGTCGACCACGTACGCCAACGGCTGCACCATGAACGCCGAGCTCGCACGGAGCACGGCTCTGGCCTTCTGACGCCTGGGCGCAGAGGCTCTCGGGGGGCGGCACCCGCAACCCCCGGGAGCCCCCGCGCTGCGGAAAATGGATCGC
This window harbors:
- a CDS encoding SSI family serine proteinase inhibitor, whose translation is MRHARAAFVTAVAACLLTTALTTATAQNSSRTVSVATQGLYAPSDLVLAVGPGPDAANATVTRSVTLTCAPSPAGTHPAAADACAELAAVNGMFTELSKPAPHALCTKEWAPVTISATGVWEGRRIDWSTTYANGCTMNAELARSTALAF